GGGCACGTCGGTGAGGTGATTGCTCCCGACGATCCACCGACCGTAAGGGTCCGGGCTCAGGTCATAGGCTACCCCGCTCCACTCATGCCGCCCCGTCAGTTGGCAGGTGAGCGTCCGCTTCAAGGAGCAATAGCCTCCGAACAGCACGATCCCCGAAACGGACTCCGTCAGCTCGGGACTCGAGGCGGCGATCGCTACTCCCGGAGCGCCGAAGGAGAACCCGATCACTCCATATCGCCCAGGTATGACCTCCGGAAGCATGTCGAGGCGTTCGACACAGCCCCGGATGGTGGGTGCCGTGACCCTGGGTGTGACATTGAGGGCGCGCCACTCCGGGACCTCCGGAATAATGACGGCCGCGCCGCTCGAGGCGAGCGCCTCAGCGAAGCGAACGAGCTGGGGGTGGAAACGTCCCTTTCTCGAAACGCCGCCGATCGCGATCCATCCCGGAAGCCGGCCAGTGGCGCCGTTGGGTACCACAAATGTCGCCGGCACCGTGAGGCCGTCCCGCCTGATGTTGATCTGACGAACACTTACATTGGCGCTCGACTTCCAGCTTCGAGCATACCGAGCGGTTCGCACCACGCCCCGGAACATGGTTGCAAGATAGCACCGCGCTGCGGGCGCGGCTCAAGCAAGGAGTTCGGCCACACGGCTGCGAAGGAGGGGAACCACCTCGACCTCGAAACAGGCTTTGGGTTTGAAGCAGCCCTGGTTCCTCAGGCTAGGGTGCGGAAGAGGCAGCCACTCAGGTGCGGCAGGTCTACCCCAGATCAAACCCCGAGACGCTGATTACTGGTTCGCGCCGGCTCTGAACGCCTGGATCGCATCAACTGTGATTGCTGTCCGGAACTCGATCAGCTTGCGGCCCAGCTCCTGTGTCTGAGAAAGTGGTTCGAGGCTGATTCCGTTGATGGACGCCCGTCCCGCCTCTACCCGCTGGTCAAAGCGGATCGAGTTGGGATCGATCACGGACATGATCGATGTAATCGAGAGTTCCTCGTGAATCCCGTCTGAGCCCGCGCTGGCCTGATATTCCATTTCCTCGGGGATGCCCAGCGTCTCCTGGATGTACTGGCGCACCTGGACATGGTTGTAAAACTCAGGGACATGATGGAATCGGGTCGGCGCTCCGTTGTACGTTTCATTCAATGCGTCCGCGGCCGCTTGCATCCCGCGTCCGTTTCCGCCGCTATCACCCAGGTAGTAGACCTCAGTGAAGCCCATGCCGCGAAGGCTGTCACCGATGTCGGTGAGCCAGGCGATGTAGGTGGCCTGCGATACCATCGGACCCGTATTGCCAAGGCGCACGGGACCGCTGGGGTTGCCGGGCTCAAGCGTCACGAGCGGCGCGATCAGCGTCTGGCCAAGCGAGCCAGCCACAGACTCGCCCATCAGTTGATTCGAAAAATTGTGTTTTCCGGACGCGAGGTGTGGCCCGTTCGACTCGACTCCGCCGGTCAAAACCAGCGCAGTGGTGTTACCGGCACGAATTGCGTCCCGGATCTCCATCCAGGTCAGCTCTTCTAGCCAGAGGCTCTCCATGGCCGCGATCGGGCGAGGCTCATTCATCGCTGCTTCTCTCGCAGCCTCGCGCTCGGCGCGTTGCTCGGGCGTAAGTGGTGAGCCACCGCGCCGTCCGGGCTGCTGAGCCTCAAGGGACCCAGCCAACAGGAAACCGGCGACCAGCACCATCATCGTATTCTTCATGGATTCCTCTCGTGAGACAAAGGCTAGGACAAACGCAGGACGATGCGATGCATCGCCGATCCTGCGATTCTGCGGCCCTTCCCGAGTCCTGACAACACCTTTCCCATGCGAGGCAATCAACGAACCCGGCAAAGCATCAAGGGCTGCGAGGGTTCTGGACGGGGATGCGGGGACTCTGTGAATGGGACAACGGTCGGTAGCAGGAGCGAGAAACTGGAGAGATGTGTTGTCCTGTTAGGCCTGCGGAGTTCGACATTTTAGGTGTTTCCGACCCGGATGCGCCGTTGTCCTAGATGCTACCGACGGATATGGTCTGACTCTTCCACGATCCGTTGACCTGATTCATCCCGGAGTCCCGGAACATGCGCATCCGATCCCTGCTCACCGCGAGCGCCCTTGCCCTCGTCGCGAGTGGTGCCTTATCCCAAAACGTTTTGGCAGCCCCCTTCCCCCAGGCTCAGGACAACGGTGTTGACCCGACCCAGACATTGGTCGACCGCCTGACCTTGGACGACTATAAGACCACACTTAAGGGGTTAACTCAGTTCGGAGACAGGCGGCAGGGCACGGAGCGAAACCGCAACGCGGTGGACTGGATTGAGGCCCAGCTGCAATCCTTTGGCTGCACCAACACCGAGCGGGTCATCTATGACTTTGATCCTGCGCCTAGAAACAACGGCGGAGGGCGCAGTCCGCGTGGAGGCACAGCCGTCCTGCCTGACCTCACGACACCGACCGGAGGCTTGGTCGGTCGCAACGGGAATGGACCGGGCGGCAGCTCAATCTACGGATACCGTGGCCGGACCGGCGTAAACCGCGACCTCCAGGCTCAACCCGACGAGCGCATCCGCGAACTCAACCGGGAAGAGCCCGTAAACGGTGAGCGCAGCCTCGTTTATTGCACCAAAGTGGGGAAGACCCGCCCCGATGAGATGTACATCGTAGGCGCCCACATGGATGGTCACGGCGTCAACGAAGCGGTAAACGACGATGGGTCAGGCACGGCCCTGGTGATGGAGCTTGCTCGTCTATTCAGTTCACCTGACGTACAAACCGACGTGTCGATCCGTTTCGCTCTGTGGAACAACGAAGAAACCGGCCTAAACGGTGCGACGGCATACGTTGAGCAGAGGCAAGGTCTGCAGGGACTGGAGAATCCAGCCGGCTCAGGGCATTACCCCGAGCCCACGTGGTTGGGCATGATCCAGCACGACATGATGCTCTGGGACCACGGGGCACCTCGGGCGGATGGCACGGTCAGCCGGAACCAACGCCCGGAAGCCGACGTCAACATCGAATTCCAGTCGGCGTCGGACCTCGCTGATGAATCGATGAGGCTCGCTTTCACCTTTAAGGCGGCGGCTGATGCCTATAACACAGACTACCCAGCGACAGTCGGCC
Above is a window of Longimicrobiales bacterium DNA encoding:
- a CDS encoding M28 family peptidase yields the protein MRIRSLLTASALALVASGALSQNVLAAPFPQAQDNGVDPTQTLVDRLTLDDYKTTLKGLTQFGDRRQGTERNRNAVDWIEAQLQSFGCTNTERVIYDFDPAPRNNGGGRSPRGGTAVLPDLTTPTGGLVGRNGNGPGGSSIYGYRGRTGVNRDLQAQPDERIRELNREEPVNGERSLVYCTKVGKTRPDEMYIVGAHMDGHGVNEAVNDDGSGTALVMELARLFSSPDVQTDVSIRFALWNNEETGLNGATAYVEQRQGLQGLENPAGSGHYPEPTWLGMIQHDMMLWDHGAPRADGTVSRNQRPEADVNIEFQSASDLADESMRLAFTFKAAADAYNTDYPATVGPHMTNTDSTPFMNIVPSISLRENERGAHTGAGWNPTWHSTLDVWTTFTDDDFRLGLNAAQTTLSALSMLTGASVGR
- a CDS encoding creatininase family protein, with product MKNTMMVLVAGFLLAGSLEAQQPGRRGGSPLTPEQRAEREAAREAAMNEPRPIAAMESLWLEELTWMEIRDAIRAGNTTALVLTGGVESNGPHLASGKHNFSNQLMGESVAGSLGQTLIAPLVTLEPGNPSGPVRLGNTGPMVSQATYIAWLTDIGDSLRGMGFTEVYYLGDSGGNGRGMQAAADALNETYNGAPTRFHHVPEFYNHVQVRQYIQETLGIPEEMEYQASAGSDGIHEELSITSIMSVIDPNSIRFDQRVEAGRASINGISLEPLSQTQELGRKLIEFRTAITVDAIQAFRAGANQ